A window from Gottschalkiaceae bacterium SANA encodes these proteins:
- a CDS encoding 2-oxoacid:acceptor oxidoreductase family protein, with protein sequence MKEQEIRLSGTGGQGLILGGIILAEAAMLDGKEVTQSQSYGPEARGGASKAEVIISDDEIDFPKFHKCDCLLSLSQTACDKYLHSIKTNGILIVDETVKEIDRSDIHIVRLPLLVTAKEQVGRIIVANIVSITAMNAICHYVSDEALKQAIQNRVPKEALALNEAAFDAGKELALKFAG encoded by the coding sequence ATGAAAGAACAGGAGATTCGATTAAGCGGAACCGGAGGACAAGGATTGATCTTAGGCGGAATTATTCTTGCTGAAGCAGCCATGCTAGACGGAAAAGAAGTCACTCAGTCTCAGTCTTATGGGCCAGAAGCGAGAGGCGGTGCCAGTAAGGCGGAAGTGATCATCTCGGACGATGAAATTGATTTTCCAAAATTTCACAAATGCGATTGTCTTCTTTCCTTGAGTCAAACCGCATGTGACAAATATTTACATTCTATCAAAACAAATGGTATACTGATTGTAGATGAGACGGTAAAAGAAATTGACAGATCCGACATCCACATTGTGCGCCTTCCTCTATTGGTTACGGCAAAAGAACAAGTGGGACGAATCATCGTCGCCAATATTGTGTCCATTACAGCCATGAACGCCATCTGCCATTACGTTAGCGACGAAGCACTCAAACAAGCCATTCAAAATCGTGTTCCCAAAGAGGCACTTGCTCTCAATGAAGCAGCCTTTGATGCAGGTAAGGAATTGGCATTAAAATTCGCGGGGTGA
- a CDS encoding pyridoxal phosphate-dependent aminotransferase: MDVSKRIKKMSESPIRKLIPVSDQVKKEGVHVYHLNIGQPDIETPKAFYQAIANYKQPVLKYADSRGILPLRQAYQAYYDRAGFAFSTDEILVTNGGSEALLFALMTLCDPGDQVLVPEPFYTNYNAFALAGDIEIIPIPTNWDTGFSLPDKATIEALITPKTRAILVSNPGNPTGKVLHDEEMRLLVDLLVEHEIFLIADEVYREFVYGGSWRSFAEFDELKENLIVVDSVSKRYSACGARIGVLASKNALFIKETLKLCQGRLCVPTLEQIGAVELLARTDNTLPAMVEEYQVRRDVMTESLKKIPGVKFHCPEGAFYMIIELPVSDAEDFVRWMLGEFQDQGETLMVSPAKDFYKTPGRGLSEVRISYVLKKEDLIRSMEILQLALKAYQEK; encoded by the coding sequence ATGGACGTATCAAAGCGCATTAAAAAAATGTCGGAATCACCAATTCGTAAATTGATTCCAGTTAGCGATCAAGTAAAAAAAGAAGGCGTACATGTATATCATCTCAATATTGGGCAACCGGATATTGAAACCCCGAAAGCCTTTTATCAGGCTATCGCCAACTATAAGCAGCCGGTGCTAAAATATGCGGATTCTCGAGGGATTCTTCCCTTGCGTCAAGCCTATCAGGCCTATTATGACCGGGCTGGGTTTGCCTTTTCAACGGATGAGATTTTGGTGACAAATGGTGGCAGTGAAGCCTTGTTGTTTGCATTGATGACTCTTTGCGATCCTGGTGATCAAGTATTGGTTCCAGAGCCATTTTACACAAATTATAACGCTTTTGCCCTTGCGGGAGATATTGAGATCATTCCGATTCCCACAAACTGGGACACAGGCTTTTCTCTGCCGGATAAGGCGACCATTGAGGCTTTGATTACTCCAAAAACCCGGGCGATTCTAGTTTCCAATCCTGGAAATCCGACGGGAAAAGTTTTACATGATGAAGAAATGAGACTTTTGGTGGATCTGCTTGTGGAACATGAAATCTTTTTGATTGCAGATGAGGTTTATCGTGAGTTTGTTTATGGTGGATCGTGGAGATCATTTGCTGAGTTTGATGAACTCAAGGAAAATTTGATCGTGGTTGACAGCGTATCGAAGCGCTACAGCGCGTGTGGCGCCCGCATTGGCGTTTTGGCATCAAAGAACGCATTGTTCATCAAAGAAACCTTGAAGCTCTGCCAGGGGCGACTATGCGTTCCCACCTTAGAACAGATTGGTGCTGTAGAGTTGCTTGCACGCACAGATAATACCCTCCCCGCTATGGTTGAAGAGTATCAAGTAAGGCGCGATGTGATGACAGAAAGCCTGAAGAAAATTCCTGGTGTGAAATTTCATTGCCCGGAAGGTGCTTTTTACATGATTATCGAATTACCGGTTTCTGATGCAGAGGATTTTGTGCGTTGGATGTTAGGTGAATTTCAGGATCAGGGTGAAACTTTGATGGTGTCGCCGGCAAAGGATTTTTACAAGACACCAGGCCGAGGCTTGTCTGAAGTGCGAATTTCCTATGTACTTAAGAAAGAAGACTTGATTCGGTCCATGGAAATTTTACAGTTGGCTTTGAAAGCCTATCAAGAAAAATAG
- a CDS encoding 2-oxoacid:ferredoxin oxidoreductase subunit beta, which produces MSSELVTKYFREDRLPHIWCPGCGHGIATRAVMEAIDRLGWDKNNTCIVSGIGCSSRAPGYLDFNTLHTTHGRALAFATGIKLAKPHLHVIVLTGDGDTSAIGGNHLIHAARRNIDITTVVFNNNTYGMTGGQYSPTTPFHDKGTTAPYGNIDQPFDICNLAQAAGATYVARSTVFHPKQLSQMVEKALQKKGFSLVEAISSCPTYYGRKNKKGTAVDMMNFLKYRAVSQSKFDALSPEEQAEHVVTGEFMNRTAPEYTESYQKIIDLVQGREESK; this is translated from the coding sequence ATGTCAAGCGAACTCGTAACAAAATACTTCCGAGAAGATCGCCTGCCGCATATTTGGTGTCCAGGCTGCGGCCACGGCATTGCAACCCGAGCAGTAATGGAAGCGATCGATAGACTGGGCTGGGACAAAAATAATACCTGTATCGTTTCAGGAATTGGATGTTCCTCCAGAGCACCGGGTTATTTAGACTTTAACACCCTGCACACCACCCATGGCCGTGCCTTGGCCTTTGCGACAGGCATCAAGTTAGCAAAGCCTCATCTTCATGTGATCGTTCTCACAGGAGATGGTGACACCAGTGCCATCGGCGGCAATCACTTGATTCATGCGGCCAGAAGAAATATCGACATCACAACCGTTGTTTTCAATAACAATACTTATGGGATGACCGGGGGACAATACTCGCCAACAACGCCATTCCATGACAAAGGAACAACGGCGCCATACGGCAATATCGATCAGCCTTTCGACATTTGCAACCTTGCCCAAGCGGCAGGCGCTACCTACGTGGCTCGTTCTACCGTCTTCCATCCCAAACAATTGTCGCAAATGGTTGAAAAAGCCTTACAAAAAAAAGGATTTTCCCTGGTAGAAGCCATTTCTTCTTGCCCAACTTATTATGGACGCAAGAACAAGAAAGGCACGGCCGTCGATATGATGAATTTCTTAAAATATCGTGCTGTATCTCAATCAAAATTTGATGCCTTGTCTCCTGAGGAACAGGCAGAACATGTTGTAACCGGAGAATTTATGAATCGTACAGCTCCAGAATATACAGAATCGTATCAAAAGATTATTGACTTGGTACAAGGAAGGGAGGAATCAAAATGA
- a CDS encoding MurR/RpiR family transcriptional regulator: protein MKDRIDLIRQINLSYDSLSKGHRKIADYITNNSERVAFMTAADLGKEVGTSESTVVRFAKALNFSGYPKLQKALQQLIKNKLTTVQRMKMTDHESQSKILKKVLESDIQNIRNSLTELNPEIFQQVVQEIHKAKHVFIMGMRSSKLLAEYFVFYLKLVRPGVYIVDTEYNEPIESLLHISEDDLVITISYPRYSYKTIETLEFIRKKGIKIVGITDSAESPICSVAHYPLIAQGNMFSIVDSLVAPMSLINALIVAIGNERRDELTERFTELEEMWDSIHTYSQGNK from the coding sequence ATGAAGGATCGAATCGACCTAATACGACAAATCAACCTAAGCTATGACTCTTTAAGCAAGGGCCATCGAAAAATTGCAGACTATATTACCAACAATAGCGAAAGGGTTGCATTTATGACTGCTGCCGATCTTGGCAAAGAAGTTGGCACCAGTGAGTCTACTGTCGTTCGATTTGCAAAAGCCTTGAATTTTTCCGGCTATCCCAAGCTACAAAAAGCTTTGCAGCAATTGATTAAGAATAAATTAACAACCGTACAAAGAATGAAGATGACGGATCACGAAAGCCAAAGTAAAATCTTGAAGAAAGTTTTGGAATCCGATATTCAAAACATTCGAAACAGTTTGACCGAACTGAATCCAGAAATTTTTCAGCAAGTGGTTCAAGAAATTCACAAAGCCAAGCATGTATTTATTATGGGCATGCGAAGCTCCAAGCTTCTAGCGGAATATTTTGTTTTTTATTTAAAACTCGTTCGACCTGGTGTCTATATTGTCGATACCGAATACAATGAACCCATTGAGAGCCTTTTGCATATTTCGGAAGATGATTTGGTCATCACCATCTCTTATCCAAGGTATTCTTATAAAACGATTGAAACCCTGGAATTTATTCGAAAGAAGGGAATTAAAATTGTTGGAATCACTGATAGTGCAGAGTCACCGATTTGTTCGGTTGCCCATTATCCATTGATTGCCCAAGGGAATATGTTTTCCATTGTCGACTCCTTGGTTGCACCTATGAGTTTGATCAATGCTTTAATCGTTGCCATCGGTAACGAAAGAAGAGATGAATTAACGGAACGTTTTACAGAATTGGAAGAAATGTGGGATTCCATCCACACCTATAGCCAAGGCAACAAATAA
- a CDS encoding 2-oxoacid:acceptor oxidoreductase subunit alpha → METETKLMQGNEACVAGALHAGMRFFAGYPITPSTEIAELSALHLPKFGGKFIQMEDELASMAAAIGASIAGEKTMTATSGPGFSLKQENLGYAAMAEIPCVIVNVQRCGPSTGLPTSPAQGDVMQARWGTHGDHPMIVLTPSSVSETFSLTVQAFNLAEQYMTPVILLMDEVVGHMREKVNIKELSQLPQINRRRFEGQADDYYAYRPDQSLTPALMPFGEGYRYHITGLYHDETGFPTNSTDNARAQLKRLHQKLELGDNLAMYEEVEMEKEVDLMILSYGSTYRSARKAARKARKEGKSVGEFRVISLWPSPELAIREAAKKAKAVLVVEMNEGQYVQEVERIVKSKSEIHFLGNGAGELINPEEVYEKILEVLTCQANS, encoded by the coding sequence ATGGAGACAGAAACAAAATTAATGCAGGGCAATGAAGCTTGTGTAGCCGGTGCCTTGCATGCAGGGATGCGTTTTTTTGCAGGCTACCCGATTACACCTTCAACGGAGATCGCTGAGTTGTCAGCACTTCACCTTCCCAAATTCGGTGGTAAGTTTATACAAATGGAAGATGAACTAGCCAGTATGGCTGCTGCCATCGGTGCCTCCATCGCAGGAGAAAAAACGATGACTGCTACCAGCGGACCAGGCTTTTCTTTAAAACAAGAAAATTTGGGATATGCAGCCATGGCAGAGATCCCCTGCGTTATTGTCAATGTACAGCGGTGTGGACCCAGTACGGGCTTGCCCACCTCTCCAGCTCAAGGCGATGTCATGCAAGCTCGCTGGGGAACCCACGGCGATCATCCCATGATCGTACTGACACCCTCATCCGTTTCTGAAACCTTTTCACTAACGGTTCAAGCCTTTAATCTTGCCGAACAATATATGACACCGGTAATTTTATTGATGGACGAGGTTGTTGGACATATGCGAGAAAAAGTGAATATCAAGGAGCTAAGTCAATTGCCCCAAATCAATCGTAGACGGTTTGAAGGACAAGCGGATGACTACTATGCGTATCGTCCCGATCAAAGCCTAACGCCGGCATTGATGCCTTTTGGGGAAGGATACCGCTATCATATAACCGGCCTCTATCATGATGAAACTGGTTTTCCAACCAATTCAACGGATAATGCAAGGGCACAATTAAAACGACTTCATCAAAAATTGGAACTAGGGGACAACCTGGCCATGTATGAAGAGGTTGAGATGGAAAAAGAAGTCGATTTGATGATTCTTTCCTATGGATCCACCTATCGTTCCGCTAGAAAAGCCGCTAGAAAAGCCCGAAAAGAAGGCAAGTCCGTTGGAGAATTTCGTGTCATCAGCTTGTGGCCATCTCCAGAGCTAGCCATTCGAGAAGCCGCTAAAAAAGCGAAAGCAGTTTTGGTGGTAGAAATGAACGAAGGACAATACGTGCAAGAAGTGGAACGGATCGTCAAAAGCAAATCTGAGATTCACTTTTTAGGCAATGGAGCAGGTGAATTGATCAATCCTGAAGAAGTCTATGAAAAGATTCTGGAGGTGCTGACATGTCAAGCGAACTCGTAA
- the cmk gene encoding (d)CMP kinase, with product MDIMIIAIDGPAGAGKSTISKRVARQLNFQYIDTGAMYRGVTLKCLRLGLQPDQVSQKLIDLKTEIQLDGEKIFLDGEDVSQEIRSIEVSQSVSAYSAIPEVRLFLVDLQRAMAINQNILVDGRDIGTYVFPNAELKIFLTADVEVRAKRRFLEMQEKGNAVSFEEIVSNIETRDRIDSQREMAPLKKADDAIEVDTSSMKIEEVVEHILFLVTAKQGKGINH from the coding sequence GTGGACATCATGATTATTGCTATAGACGGTCCGGCTGGCGCCGGAAAGAGCACAATTTCAAAGCGAGTCGCTCGCCAACTTAATTTTCAATACATCGACACGGGTGCCATGTATCGTGGTGTAACCCTCAAGTGCTTGCGCTTAGGTTTACAACCTGACCAGGTTTCTCAAAAGCTTATCGATTTAAAAACCGAAATTCAACTGGATGGTGAAAAAATCTTTTTGGATGGGGAAGACGTGTCCCAAGAAATCCGAAGCATCGAAGTCAGTCAATCGGTTTCCGCTTATTCTGCTATTCCTGAAGTTCGACTTTTTTTGGTTGATCTACAACGTGCCATGGCAATCAATCAAAACATCTTGGTTGATGGACGAGATATCGGCACTTATGTTTTTCCGAATGCAGAACTAAAAATCTTTTTAACAGCCGATGTAGAGGTACGTGCAAAAAGACGATTTTTGGAAATGCAAGAAAAGGGAAATGCTGTTTCTTTTGAAGAGATTGTCTCTAATATTGAAACGCGGGATCGAATTGACAGCCAGCGCGAAATGGCTCCCCTCAAAAAAGCAGATGATGCTATTGAGGTTGACACGTCGAGCATGAAGATCGAAGAAGTTGTAGAACACATCCTGTTTCTGGTTACGGCCAAACAAGGAAAGGGCATAAACCATTGA
- a CDS encoding bifunctional 4-hydroxy-3-methylbut-2-enyl diphosphate reductase/30S ribosomal protein S1: MKIKFATTYGFCFGVKRSMELADAETGAGKSVCTYGPLIHNEQVIKDLQSKGIERIESLNEILDSYERVIIRSHGISHAEYQQFIDSGLDVIDATCPFVKKIHQHVQTCHKQGQPVIIIGDAQHKEVIGINGWCENQGFIIDQEEQIDELPDLDHPCVVAQTTFSLTRFNSILKKLKSRFDPLQIHRTICAATEKRQNACIELAKTVDALLVIGGKNSSNTKKLVEIGGLYCPVVFHIETAQEIPFQDLSKYHTIGITAGASTPDWITKEVLKTLNQQGNEQTMQEMMEEMEKEMQKIYTRAIVTGSILSVSEEGVLVNIGYKSDALIPKNELSFKKDVLLAEQFNVGDEIEAVVVNMNDGEGNVVLSTRRLAQKAAWKKVKEFQDADQSVMVTIDEVNKGGLVAYIEGLRAYMPASQLSVSYVKDLAQYLNQEIEAKIIELNPRKNRIILSHKVIEEVIMKAKADAFWATLEKEQKIVGKVKKIMPFGVFVELGGVDGLIHISDLSWGKIKHPKEVLTVGDDVETIVLDFNRETNRISLGYKQLIPHPWDNIEEKYVVGQVYEGKVARFTDFGAFIELTQGVDGLVHISQIAYERINKVSDVLEIAQMVNVKVLSVDSENHRISLSIKETLEKPERPERPERPAQDSKPKRKRAPKRKEEKFESYTSGDDSEITIGDLFKDLDLDN; this comes from the coding sequence TTGAAGATAAAATTCGCAACCACTTATGGATTTTGTTTTGGTGTAAAACGCTCCATGGAATTGGCTGATGCTGAAACCGGAGCAGGGAAGTCCGTTTGCACCTATGGTCCCCTGATTCACAATGAACAGGTCATTAAAGACCTTCAATCAAAAGGAATTGAAAGGATCGAATCCTTAAACGAAATACTCGACTCTTATGAGCGCGTGATCATTCGTTCCCATGGCATTTCACATGCCGAGTATCAACAGTTCATAGATTCCGGTTTGGACGTAATTGATGCGACCTGTCCATTTGTAAAAAAGATTCACCAGCACGTGCAGACCTGTCACAAGCAGGGTCAACCCGTGATTATTATAGGAGACGCCCAACACAAAGAGGTCATTGGTATCAATGGCTGGTGCGAAAATCAAGGATTTATTATCGATCAGGAAGAACAGATCGATGAATTGCCTGATCTTGATCACCCATGTGTTGTTGCGCAGACCACATTCTCACTCACTCGATTCAATTCGATTCTAAAAAAGTTAAAGAGTCGATTTGATCCGCTACAGATTCATCGTACCATTTGCGCAGCGACTGAGAAGAGACAAAATGCTTGTATCGAACTAGCCAAAACCGTTGATGCACTACTTGTCATCGGTGGCAAAAACAGTTCGAATACGAAAAAGTTGGTAGAAATTGGGGGGTTATACTGTCCTGTGGTGTTTCATATCGAAACAGCACAAGAAATTCCCTTTCAAGATTTATCGAAATATCATACAATAGGTATAACAGCAGGGGCTTCGACTCCTGACTGGATAACTAAGGAGGTTCTTAAGACTTTGAATCAACAAGGAAATGAACAAACAATGCAAGAAATGATGGAAGAAATGGAAAAGGAAATGCAAAAAATTTATACCCGTGCAATCGTAACCGGATCAATCCTTTCTGTATCAGAAGAGGGTGTTCTCGTTAATATCGGGTACAAATCAGACGCACTTATTCCGAAAAACGAACTTTCTTTCAAAAAAGATGTTCTCTTAGCAGAGCAGTTTAATGTGGGTGATGAGATTGAAGCCGTTGTTGTTAACATGAACGACGGAGAGGGCAATGTTGTCCTATCAACTCGACGTCTCGCACAAAAAGCAGCTTGGAAAAAGGTAAAAGAATTCCAAGACGCTGATCAATCAGTTATGGTAACCATCGACGAAGTAAATAAAGGCGGACTGGTAGCGTACATTGAAGGCTTGCGTGCATATATGCCAGCTTCTCAACTTTCTGTAAGCTACGTCAAAGATTTAGCGCAATACCTGAACCAAGAAATCGAAGCAAAAATCATTGAGTTGAACCCTCGCAAAAACCGCATCATCCTTTCGCACAAAGTAATCGAAGAGGTTATTATGAAAGCGAAAGCTGACGCATTCTGGGCAACCCTTGAAAAAGAGCAAAAGATTGTCGGTAAAGTTAAGAAGATTATGCCATTTGGTGTTTTCGTTGAATTGGGCGGCGTTGACGGCCTGATCCATATTTCTGACTTGTCATGGGGCAAAATCAAGCATCCGAAAGAAGTTCTCACTGTTGGCGACGACGTGGAAACAATCGTTCTTGATTTCAACCGTGAAACAAACCGTATTTCTTTGGGCTACAAGCAATTGATCCCTCATCCATGGGACAACATCGAAGAAAAATACGTGGTTGGCCAAGTGTATGAAGGTAAAGTTGCCCGATTCACTGACTTCGGCGCATTTATCGAGTTGACTCAAGGTGTTGATGGATTGGTTCATATCTCTCAAATCGCCTACGAACGAATCAACAAGGTTTCCGATGTTTTGGAAATTGCACAAATGGTGAATGTGAAGGTATTGAGCGTCGATTCTGAAAACCACAGAATTAGCTTGAGCATCAAAGAAACTTTGGAAAAGCCAGAACGCCCAGAGCGTCCTGAGCGTCCAGCTCAAGACTCCAAGCCAAAGCGCAAGCGCGCGCCTAAGAGAAAAGAAGAAAAGTTTGAGTCTTACACCTCAGGCGATGATTCTGAAATCACAATCGGCGACTTGTTCAAAGATTTGGATCTAGACAACTAA